Proteins found in one Pelmatolapia mariae isolate MD_Pm_ZW linkage group LG7, Pm_UMD_F_2, whole genome shotgun sequence genomic segment:
- the irf7 gene encoding interferon regulatory factor 7 encodes MLEDVFGKIRPTALQRIGEMQSFPKPQFSNWLLEQVETGQYAGLRYVEPNKFRVPWKHNSRKDCSDEDSKIFRAWAVASGKINEFPNDKARWKTNFRCALNNLSVRFKMVKDNSKNSDDPHKVYEIINTAQNQDGLATQDAWEDPDIIPDIYSSSTEYLLSTNEHDLVNDLMALGLGSQSTEEQPWTENYGQQNPPATESYPVAAGNNPQLLPVQQTCYGVTPAPVLTPPQPELCDLEVSIHYRKKEMVKMTLNTPRLQLHYNSEAFEYEAFKLCFPSTDGLLDHKQIEYTNRILNSIQRGLFLEVQQSGIYAWRQDRCHVFASTSDPSLANAEPAKLPQNTMVELLNFEKFVNELKQFKENNGRSPEYTITMCFGEKFPDGKPLEKKLIVVKVVPLICRHFHEMAQMEGASSLYSSNVSLQISHNSLYDLISSYFPLQTAEDPMRDAALFPNQI; translated from the exons ATGTTAGAAGACGTGTTCGGAAAAATCAGACCGACGGCTTTACAGAGAATCGGTGAAATGCAAAG CTTCCCCAAACCTCAGTTCTCCAACTGGCTATTAGAGCAGGTGGAAACGGGCCAGTATGCTGGCCTGCGCTATGTTGAACCAAACAAGTTCAGAGTCCCCTGGAAGCACAACTCCAGAAAAGACTGCAGTGACGAGGACAGTAAAATCTTCCGG GCCTGGGCAGTAGCAAGTGGGAAAATTAATGAGTTCCCTAATGACAAAGCCAGGTGGAAAACCAACTTCCGCTGTGCTCTGAACAACCTCTCTGTGCGCTTCAAGATGGTAAAAGATAACTCCAAGAATTCTGATGACCCACATAAAGTCTATGAGATTATCAACACTGCAC AAAACCAAGACGGTCTGGCAACACAGGACGCTTGGGAGGACCCTGACATTATACCAGATATATACAGCTCTTCCACAGAGTACCTCCTTTCAACAAATGAG CATGATCTGGTTAACGATTTGATGGCCTTGGGTCTTGGCAGCCAGTCAACAG AGGAGCAACCGTGGACAGAGAACTATGGGCAGCAAAATCCACCCGCAACTGAAAGCTATCCTGTAGCAGCCGGAAACAACCCACAGCTTTTACCAGTTCAGCAAACCTGTTATGGAG TAACTCCTGCACCAGTACTCACTCCACCTCAGCCGGAGCTATGTGACCTAGAGGTATCCATCCActacaggaaaaaagaaatggtAAAGATGACTTTGAACACTCCCAGACTGCAGCTCCACTACAACTCAGAGGCCTTTGAGTATGAGGCATTCAAACTCTGCTTCCCCTCCACTGATGGTCTGCTGGACCACAAACAG ATTGAATACACCAACCGCATACTTAATAGCATCCAGAGAGGTCTATTCTTGGAAGTGCAACAAAGTGGTATTTATGCCTGGAGGCAGGACAGATGCCATGTGTTTGCCAGCACCAGTGACCCTAGTTTGGCTAATGCAGAGCCAGCAAAGCTTCCACAAAACACCATGGTGGAGCTCCTTAATTTTGAAAAGTTTGTGAATG AGTTGAAACAGTTTAAGGAGAACAATGGTAGATCTCCTGAATACACCATCACCATGTGCTTTGGAGAGAAGTTTCCAGATGGAAAACCGCTGGAGAAGAAGCTTATTGTAGTGAAG GTGGTACCTTTAATCTGTCGACATTTTCATGAGATGGCCCAGATGGAGGGAGCGTCGTCTCTTTACAGCTCCAACGTCAGCCTACAGATCTCACATAACAGCCTCTATGATCTCATCAGCTCCTACTTTCCCTTGCAAACAGCTGAAGACCCGATGCGGGACGCTGCACTTTTCCCGAACCAGATTTGA
- the phrf1 gene encoding PHD and RING finger domain-containing protein 1 — protein sequence MDEDDSQDELINCSTSHSRGKRAALWAISDDSDDSDVESEEGESESGDEEKDGQVNGDEEEEEEEEGNEEEDDLEEEEDAQPEDGAFGGTSVDLAVMSSDEDAEKCPICLNSLNSQPVATPENCEHYFCFDCILEWAKNANSCPVDRMAFNSIYLRKCYGGKVKKMITVQKPVKEGQEETVNLNLEQTNCEVCGGSDREDRLLLCDGCDAGYHMECLTPPLDSVPVEEWFCPECEANNRNSRGSAEELSDADSLPSTARPATSRSQARASGPTRAIARTQQSERVRANVNRHRITQARTSQLAPTYLMQSTWLDETINAVVAGLNTAVYIRDLTPRLASSRKRKTGKHKKVKSRKTSAKNGKVSSTGVKRRKRKVRRNKSRKRMMMKKVATPRRRIANSLGIVKDKKSSSLPTVYRPSEHTLSNMRADIGAASLSIYGDPFDLDPFVDREEDEQQAHVSSLLEAKRRGISCSALRSHQPVARPITASLSRRGMDVHPSGGVVEAAPVPDLLGSILSGQSMLLMDSSDVVINRDGSLKATKPMMPSPLIPGSRKSSSSGDANSPGMSAGLGDTSLSVNYNRDQPGPSCASVSTPLSQSSTRLRPLAASSTSHTQTPLHSDLRGHPGLHPPRPNRPTPSNHRVSNGFGVPREGLSSVCPTAESSSKSKGMIPSQSQPKKAPTKPMWVDVSELPRIPKIKRESSGMTNDGTSQDGSHKVSSSRRQGSRSTPNGNGYGMPETGMNNLSGDKGRQQSVDRQRGQADGQASKHRPDGGSSSSAFSNSFSSSSSAGCPAGQPRYASSSSSSSSSSSSSSSVSFRINSSGNPWQSRRLGIASSSSSVGAFQEHWRKKDDEARKRQLDRDKQMLLASRTLGSKEQDNIYDPFNPTLSDSSSSGDETEGTSPDGTSQYVTLDRKPPSLSNKETIMQNEQDLVQVKTETSEIEVTQEGPGIAQETTSGARLLEDIVKVENESRLSGIKTEEQTVSLDKVKKEPCENVGESEIRGDRFFNSETTDTTPPADQTLDLVKTERETQEAKSGQRARIPSRSLSKDKEDSSVDNSTTVKRKQKEETKSHVMSCSKSPSRDLDYKKKSSKALKEQSSSGSETDRGRRGDQHGSGHVTKQKEVDCKEKERSSRRSRSRERNRAHSSSDSSQPNSPDRTHRKRRRSRSRSKDERRRRRSRSASSSSSRDRSTRKKHKRRSKERSDDKERDHERRRVSKDKRRGRSRSKSQSNSRSRSRTRSRSKDRKHGRSKSRSRSRERRREHSKHLSLSSRDKVESRSKEKRRNRSRSSSREKSKEERSSKSSHQTSLSSSKDAKRLQDKKKEKDVSQSYSKDEKVEANVNKKEGPSCSFASEVKKPDKVLSAESQSKTTEITKEAKDRKEIKKEKQASVDMFEDNPISISIKKEETDTCSLAVSKEDIEVPIKTETCEIPIVKSEPACVSSLPPDTSFSTLTSPVADESHQDTVSETQAVAKHQTTELTVPVKLEVQQPSDSDDDFNIDVMLDSLDYVKSEHTESTGAAVIQEKEVVDGKNEVQQISTKAGAKTSKTQVKRVTWNIQEPEGPQPEKSASKLALYKLKLKQEGARRPSLTVQASSQDITEAVNDPSKKCADGLLSTSSKSDGLHSGELSATAQGEAEEGDLSRKDKYLKKLHMQERAIEEVKLAIKPFYQRRGINKDEYKEILRKAVQKVCHSKSGEINPVKVGNLVKAYVDKYKHARKHKKGDDLGKAPDTQAEAAKTSDSPR from the exons ATGGATGAAGACGACAGCCAAGATGAGCTGATCAATTGCAGCACATCTCACAGCAGAGGAAAAAGAGCTGCACTGTGGGCCATATCAG ATGACTCTGATGACTCAGACGTGGAGTCTGAGGAGGGAGAATCTGAAAGTGGGGATGAAGAAAAGGATGGCCAAGTAAatggagatgaggaggaggaagaagaagaagaagggaatGAAGAAGAGGATG AtctagaagaagaagaagatgctcAGCCAGAAGATGGAGCTTTTGGAGGAACCTCTGTGGACCTTGCAGTGATGAGCTCTGATGAGGATGCAGAAAAGTGCCCCATCTGCCTTAACTCTCTCAACAGCCAGCCTGTTGCAACACCAGAGAACTGTGAGCACTACTTCTGTTTCGACTGCATCCTGGAATGGGCCAAG AATGCAAACTCGTGTCCTGTCGACCGTATGGCCTTTAACAGTATATACCTTAGGAAATGTTATGGaggcaaagtgaaaaaaatg ATAACTGTGCAAAAGCCTGTGAAGGAAGGGCAAGAGGAAACAGTTAATTTGAACTTGGAGCAGACCAACTGTGAGGTTTGTGGGGGCAGTGACCGAGAGGACCGCCTGCTGCTATGTGACGGCTGTGATGCAGG ATATCACATGGAGTGCCTCACGCCGCCTCTTGACTCTGTTCCTGTAGAGGAATGGTTCTGTCCTGAGTGTGAAGCCAACAACCGTAACTCAA GAGGTTCAGCTGAGGAACTCAGTGATGCTGACAGCCTGCCTTCTACTGCACGTCCTGCCACCAGTCGATCACAAGCCCGTGCTTCAGGCCCCACCAGAGCCATTGCCCGTACCCAGCAGAGTGAGAGGGTCCGAGCCAATGTCAACCGACATCGCATCACACAGGCACGCACGTCGCAG CTGGCCCCGACATATCTGATGCAGTCCACTTGGCTGGATGAAACGATTAATGCTGTGGTTGCTGGGCTCAACACAGCTGTATACATACGGGACTTAACACCCCGTTTAGCATCTAGCCGTAAACGCAAGACTG GAAAGCACAAAAAGGTGAAAAGTAGGAAGACATCTGCTAAAAATGGTAAAGTGTCTAGCACGGGAGTCAAGAGGAGGAAACGAAAAGTAAGGAGGAATAAATCTAGGAAAAGGATG ATGATGAAGAAGGTTGCCACTCCACGAAGACGTATTGCTAATAGTCTTGGAATTGTAAAGGACAAGAAGAGCTCGTCGCTTCCAACAGTTTATAGGCCATCAGAGCACACACTAAGCAATATGCGTGCTGACATAGGAGCTGCATCCCTCTCTATCTATGGAGACCCATTTGATTTGGATCCATTTGTGGATCG TGAGGAGGATGAACAGCAGGCTCATGTTTCATCGCTACTGGAGGCCAAGAGACGAGGGATCTCCTGCTCAGCGCTTCGCTCTCATCAGCCTGTGGCTCGACCAATCACTGCAAGTCTTTCCAG GAGGGGTATGGATGTCCACCCATCAGGAGGTGTTGTGGAGGCAGCTCCTGTGCCTGATCTGCTGGGCAGCATCCTGTCAGGACAGAGCATGCTCTTGATGGACAGCTCTGATGTTGTCATTAATCGAGATGGTTCGCTTAAAGCTACCAAACCAA TGATGCCATCTCCATTAATACCAGGCAGTAGAAAAAGCAGTAGCTCTGGAGATGCAAATAGCCCAGGGATGTCAGCAGGTCTAGGAGACACTTCTCTGTCTGTGAACTACAACAGAGATCAACCAGGGCCCTCCTGCGCCTCTGTGAGCACACCATTGTCCCAGAGCTCAACTCGGTTACGTCCTTTAGCAGCTTCTTCAACtagccacacacaaacacctctcCATTCTGATCTCAGAGGGCATCCAGGTTTGCATCCACCTCGTCCAAACAGACCCACACCCTCTAATCACCGGGTAAGCAATGGATTTGGAGTCCCTAGGGAAGGCTTGTCATCTGTCTGTCCCACTGCAGAGTCAAGCTCCAAAAGCAAGGGAATGATCCCATCACAAAGCCAACCTAAAAAGGCACCTACAAAACCCATGTGGGTAGATGTGTCAGAACTTCCTAGAATACCAAAAATAAAGAGGGAAAGTAGTGGCATGACAAATGATGGCACTAGTCAAGATGGCAGTCATAAAGTTAGTAGCAGCAGGCGTCAGGGTAGTAGATCCACCCCTAATGGTAATGGTTATGGCATGCCTGAAACGGGCATGAATAATCTTTCTGGGGACAAAGGAAGGCAGCAAAGTGTAGACCGGCAAAGGGGCCAGGCTGATGGTCAggcctcgaagcacaggcctgaTGGAGGTAGCTCATCTTCAGCTTTCTCTAATTCATTCTCTTCATCCTCATCCGCTGGGTGTCCTGCCGGCCAGCCACGATATGCCTCctcatcgtcgtcgtcgtcgtcgtcatcatcgtcatcatcatcagtgagCTTCCGCATCAACTCTAGTGGGAACCCATGGCAATCAAGGCGGCTAGGCATTGCATCATCCTCTTCTAGTGTAGGCGCCTTCCAGGAACACTGGAGGAAAAAGGATGATGAAGCTAGAAAGAGACAATTGGACAGGGATAAACAAATGCTTTTGGCATCACGTACTCTGGGTAGCAAGGAGCAAGATAATATATATGATCCCTTTAATCCTACTCTGTCAGATTCAAGCAGCTCAGGTGACGAAACGGAGGGCACAAGCCCAGATGGCACTTCTCAGTATGTCACACTTGACAGGAAGCCTCCTAGTCTAAGTAACAAGGAGACTATAATGCAAAACGAGCAGGACCTGGTACAGGTGAAGACTGAAACATCAGAGATTGAGGTCACACAGGAAGGACCAGGGATAGCTCAGGAAACCACATCTGGGGCCAGACTCTTGGAGGACATTGTAAAGGTTGAAAATGAATCAAGACTATCAGGCATAAAGACTGAAGAACAAACTGTATCACTTGACAAAGTTAAGAAAGAACCTTGTGAAAATGTAGGTGAATCTGAAATCCGTGGTGACAGATTTTTTAATTCAGAGACCACAGACACCacaccacctgctgatcaaacTCTGGATCTTGTAAAGACTGagagagagactcaagaggcaAAGAGTGGACAGCGTGCTAGAATTCCCAGCAGATCTCTCTCAAAGGATAAGGAAGATTCATCAGTGGATAACTCTACAACTGTCAAGAGGAAACAAAAGGAAGAAACTAAATCACATGTTATGTCATGCTCAAAGTCCCCATCAAGAGATTTGGACTATAAGAAGAAAAGCTCCAAAGCTTTGAAGGAGCAGTCCTCCAGTGGATCTGAGACAGACAGAGGCAGGAGAGGAGATCAGCATGGTTCAGGCCATGTGACAAAGCAAAAAGAAGTAGACTGTAAGGAGAAAGAAAGGAGTTCCAGGCGATCACGGTCTAGAGAGAGGAATAGGGCACACTCAAGCTCAGACAGTTCTCAACCCAATTCCCCTGATAGGACTCACAGAAAGAGACGGCGGTCCAGATCACGATCAAAAGATGAAAGGAGAAGAAGGCGATCCAG GTCAGCTTCCAGCTCCAGCAGTAGAGACCGTTCAACAAGGAAGAAACATAAACGAAGGAGCAAGGAGAGAAGTgatgacaaagagagagacCACGAAAGACGACGAGTTTCAAAAGACAAAAGACGTGGTCGGTCTCGGTCAAAGTCCCAGTCCAATTCACGTTCCAGGTCCAGAACCCGATCTAGATCAAAGGACCGTAAGCATGGTCGGTCAAAATCCCGGTCCAGATccagggagaggaggagagaacaCAGCAAACATTTGTCTCTCTCTTCAAGAGACAAGGTGGAGTCACGATCtaaagagaagaggagaaacAGGTCTAGATCCAGTTcaagagagaaaagcaaagAAGAAAGATCATCCAAAAGCTCACACCAAACTTCTCTTTCATCCTCCAAAGACGCAAAGAGGTTGCAAgacaagaaaaaagagaaagatgtTTCTCAAAGCTACAGTAAAGATGAAAAAGTTGAAGCCAATGTGAATAAAAAGGAGGGTCCATCCTGTTCTTTCGCCTCTGAAGTAAAAAAGCCGGACAAAGTCCTTAGTGCAGAGAGCCAGTCCAAAACTACAGAAATTACAAAAGAAGCAAAGGAtagaaaagaaattaagaaagaaaaacaggcatCGGTTGACATGTTTGAAGATAATCCTATTAGTATATCGATTAAGAAAGAGGAAACAGACACTTGTTCTTTGGCAGTAAGCAAAGAGGATATCGAAGTCCCCATTAAGACTGAGACTTGCGAAATTCCCATTGTTAAATCAGAGCCAGCCTGTGTATCCAGCTTACCCCCTGATACTTCCTTTTCTACGCTGACCTCGCCTGTTGCAGACGAAAGCCACCAGGACACAGTCTCTGAGACTCAGGCCGTGGCCAAACATCAAACCACTGAATTGACTGTCCCTGTAAAACTGGAAGTTCAGCAGCCTTCAGACTCTGATGATGACTTTAATATTGATGTGATGCTAGACAGCTTGGATTACGTGAAATCTGAGCACACAGAGAGTACTGGTGCAGCTGTCATACAAGAGAAAGAAGTGGTGGACGGGAAGAATGAGGTACAGCAGATATCAACAAAAGCAGGAGCAAAAACATCCAAAACACAAGTGAAGCGTGTTACCTGGAATATACAGGAGCCTGAGGGTCCGCAACCAGAGAAGTCTGCGAGCA AACTTGCTCTATATAAACTGAAGCTAAAGCAGGAAGGGGCTCGCAGACCTTCTTTGACAGTCCAGGCATCCAGTCAG GATATCACTGAAGCTGTTAATGACCCCTCCAAGAAGTGTGCTGATGGTCTTCTCAGTACTTCCTCTAAATCTGATGGTCTTCATTCTGGGGAGTTATCGGCCACTGCACAAGGAGAGGCAGAAGAAGGAGATTTATCAAGGAAAGACAAG TATTTGAAAAAGCTGCACATGCAGGAGAGAGCGATAGAAGAAGTTAAGCTAGCTATCAAACCTTTCTACCAAAGGAGAGGTATCAACAAGGATGAATACAAGGAGATTCTTCGCAAAGCCGTTCAGAAG GTGTGCCACAGCAAGAGTGGAGAAATCAACCCAGTGAAAGTTGGAAATCTGGTTAAGGCATATGTGGACAAATATAAACATGCTAGGAAACATAAAAAGGGAGACGATTTAGGAAAAGCCCCAGACACCCAGGCTGAAGCAGCGAAAACCTCTGACAGTCCACGATGA
- the LOC134631541 gene encoding ras association domain-containing protein 7-like isoform X2: MELKVWVDGVVRVVCGLSEETSCQDVVIALAQAIGQTGRYVLIQRLRDTERQLLATERPLESLAKLGQHGNEVQFFLRRTGPSSSDGPGSKQERPNPLPLPKHPEPEPLKRSQPKKALTFNLGPSSSPKTKAKQFKRSPRDSPEQRASPSPSSSPLSPHMSSPSPSLPIGPSKDEVFRKVLQQQERLRAIEAQLEALERESHTWDRPYPSPCPSPVSDARLQDEMDALEQAMRRNQAELAHEQYWEEELKAEVERERGMRRKLGELHTKLDDCGRRLHEFSVRSAQLEEEIHRETQTQGKATGPEESFDAVREELQSQERHGTELEEQLSETDKALEKAESLLQAKQDELEELNKELRQCNLQQFIQQAGVLPVQTNSRTELQEQLEQFLQDGYRDGILTSRDSSWR; the protein is encoded by the exons ATGGAGCTCAAAGTGTGGGTGGATGGAGTAGTGCGGGTTGTCTGTGGTCTGTCCGAGGAGACTTCCTGTCAGGATGTGGTCATTGCTCTAGCACAGGCCATTG GTCAGACAGGCCGTTATGTTCTTATTCAGCGTCTAAGGGACACAGAAAGGCAGCTGCTGGCCACAGAAAGGCCTCTGGAGTCTCTCGCAAAGTTAGGCCAACATGGCAATGAAGTTCAGTTCTTTCTACGTCGCACTGGCCCCAGCAGCAGTGATGGACCTGGCTCAAAACAAGAGAGACCTAATCCCCTTCCATTGCCTAAGCATCCTGAACCAGAGCCTTTGAAACGTAGCCAGCCTAAAAAAGCCCTGACCTTTAACTTGGGGCCTTCCTCCTCTCCTAAGACCAAGGCCAAACAATTTAAGAGGTCTCCACGGGACTCTCCAGAGCAAAGAGCCTCCCCCTCTCCTTCATCCAGCCCTCTGTCCCCTCATATGTCATCCCCTTCTCCCTCACTACCTATAGGCCCTTCAAAAGATGAGGTATTCAGGAAAGTTCTTCAGCAACAGGAGAGACTAAGGGCCATTGAGGCCCAGCTAGAAGCCCTAGAGAGGGAGTCACACACCTGGGACCGCCCCTACCCATCTCCATGTCCCTCACCTGTTTCTGATGCTCGTTTGCAAGACGAGATGGACGCTTTGGAGCAAGCAATGCGGAGGAACCAGGCAGAGCTTGCACATGAGCAGTACTGGGAGGAGGAGCTAAAAGCCGAGGTAGAAAGAGAGCGAGGAATGCGAAGGAAGCTTGGAGAGCTCCATACAAAGCTAGATGACTGTGGACGGCGGCTCCATGAATTCTCAGTTCGCTCTGCTCAGCTGGAGGAAGAGATCCACCGGGAAACCCAGACACAAGGGAAAGCCACAGGACCTGAGGAGTCGTTTGACGCTGTAAGGGAAGAGTTACAAAGTCAAGAGAGACATGGGACAGAGCTAGAGGAACAGCTATCTGAGACTGACAAGGCTCTGGAGAAAGCAGAGTCTCTGTTGCAG GCCAAACAGGATGAGCTGGAGGAACTGAATAAGGAGCTGAGGCAGTGTAACCTGCAGCAGTTTATTCAACAGGCGGGTGTCCTGCCTGTTCAAACCAACTCACGCACAGAGCTTCAGGAGCAACTGGAGCAATTTCTACAGGATGGATACAGGGATGGAA TCCTGACATCCCGAGACTCGTCATGGAGATAA
- the LOC134631541 gene encoding ras association domain-containing protein 7-like isoform X1: MELKVWVDGVVRVVCGLSEETSCQDVVIALAQAIGQTGRYVLIQRLRDTERQLLATERPLESLAKLGQHGNEVQFFLRRTGPSSSDGPGSKQERPNPLPLPKHPEPEPLKRSQPKKALTFNLGPSSSPKTKAKQFKRSPRDSPEQRASPSPSSSPLSPHMSSPSPSLPIGPSKDEVFRKVLQQQERLRAIEAQLEALERESHTWDRPYPSPCPSPVSDARLQDEMDALEQAMRRNQAELAHEQYWEEELKAEVERERGMRRKLGELHTKLDDCGRRLHEFSVRSAQLEEEIHRETQTQGKATGPEESFDAVREELQSQERHGTELEEQLSETDKALEKAESLLQAKQDELEELNKELRQCNLQQFIQQAGVLPVQTNSRTELQEQLEQFLQDGYRDGNQGVTPFESPPRPTAKQFLGHPRNLQNPLVSSLNPEVLTSRDSSWR; encoded by the exons ATGGAGCTCAAAGTGTGGGTGGATGGAGTAGTGCGGGTTGTCTGTGGTCTGTCCGAGGAGACTTCCTGTCAGGATGTGGTCATTGCTCTAGCACAGGCCATTG GTCAGACAGGCCGTTATGTTCTTATTCAGCGTCTAAGGGACACAGAAAGGCAGCTGCTGGCCACAGAAAGGCCTCTGGAGTCTCTCGCAAAGTTAGGCCAACATGGCAATGAAGTTCAGTTCTTTCTACGTCGCACTGGCCCCAGCAGCAGTGATGGACCTGGCTCAAAACAAGAGAGACCTAATCCCCTTCCATTGCCTAAGCATCCTGAACCAGAGCCTTTGAAACGTAGCCAGCCTAAAAAAGCCCTGACCTTTAACTTGGGGCCTTCCTCCTCTCCTAAGACCAAGGCCAAACAATTTAAGAGGTCTCCACGGGACTCTCCAGAGCAAAGAGCCTCCCCCTCTCCTTCATCCAGCCCTCTGTCCCCTCATATGTCATCCCCTTCTCCCTCACTACCTATAGGCCCTTCAAAAGATGAGGTATTCAGGAAAGTTCTTCAGCAACAGGAGAGACTAAGGGCCATTGAGGCCCAGCTAGAAGCCCTAGAGAGGGAGTCACACACCTGGGACCGCCCCTACCCATCTCCATGTCCCTCACCTGTTTCTGATGCTCGTTTGCAAGACGAGATGGACGCTTTGGAGCAAGCAATGCGGAGGAACCAGGCAGAGCTTGCACATGAGCAGTACTGGGAGGAGGAGCTAAAAGCCGAGGTAGAAAGAGAGCGAGGAATGCGAAGGAAGCTTGGAGAGCTCCATACAAAGCTAGATGACTGTGGACGGCGGCTCCATGAATTCTCAGTTCGCTCTGCTCAGCTGGAGGAAGAGATCCACCGGGAAACCCAGACACAAGGGAAAGCCACAGGACCTGAGGAGTCGTTTGACGCTGTAAGGGAAGAGTTACAAAGTCAAGAGAGACATGGGACAGAGCTAGAGGAACAGCTATCTGAGACTGACAAGGCTCTGGAGAAAGCAGAGTCTCTGTTGCAG GCCAAACAGGATGAGCTGGAGGAACTGAATAAGGAGCTGAGGCAGTGTAACCTGCAGCAGTTTATTCAACAGGCGGGTGTCCTGCCTGTTCAAACCAACTCACGCACAGAGCTTCAGGAGCAACTGGAGCAATTTCTACAGGATGGATACAGGGATGGAA ATCAGGGTGTAACTCCATTTGAATCTCCACCTCGTCCTACTGCAAAGCAGTTCCTGGGACATCCACGCAACCTTCAAAACCCTCTAGTTTCCAGCCTCAACCCTgagg TCCTGACATCCCGAGACTCGTCATGGAGATAA